The stretch of DNA CTGTTCGCCTATTTCAATAGTGATAGTATCTAATGAAAAATCATTTGTTCCGCACACCATTTCGTCTTCTATACAGATGTTAATAGGTGGGTTTATGCCCCCTACATCATTGGTGAGAATTCCTGGACTACCAATCCGTTGAGGGCTGTCAAAAGCTTCCAAATAAGATTGAAAATCTCCTTCTACTGTTTTTGTAGAAAATAAAATATCAGTAAAACTACAATCCGTCAATACTCCTTCATTATCGGTTTTAAGCAAAAATATGGAACTGCTCAAGTTATCTTCCTTTTGAGTTCCTACTAAAAAAATATCTCCATTTTGTGCTATTGAGAGAGAAGATGTCGTAGTAGCAGTCATTTGGTTGTGGAGTTGAGGATAGGCTTTTGCCCATAAAATATTTGCGTTGCTGTCTATTTTCATCAAAAATACATCTTGGTTTTTGGGTATCTGGCTAGAAGGGGATTCCATATAACCCGCTACAATGAAGCTTTCTTTATTGGCATCTGCAAAAAGAATATCCGTCGCTACTTCATGGTTTGGGGTGCTAAATGTTTTGGTGTGTTTTTCTCTCAATGGCTGAATAACAAAACTTAAAGAGGAGGAATCTTCAACTGTATTAATATAAATGTCTTTGCTACCATTTCCATAAGAAGTGCTATAACCTACATTAATATATAGAGAGGGTTTTTGAAAAGACGGTAAACCTATACTACGGTACAAAATATCTTCTCCTTCCCCCCCCATTACAACATAATCATTCCATCCCCAAATAAAAGCATCCATATTTTCGGGTTTCAATGGGTCATAAGTAGTACCTATACGGATAAAGTTTCTATCATCATCATTGATGAAACTACTAATTTTATAAAAATAAGGAATATCAAGGGAGGGGTTGTTATCTTGAAAAAAAAATGTCAAAGGAAAACCTGAGCCAGCAGTAAGTGGATTCCCTAAAGAATCTACATAAAAAGTAGCAGCAGTAAGATTGGGACCTTGGTAGTTTACTAAAGCAGTCATTCCTATTTTGGTAGTTTCATTAAAAGGACTATCACTAATGTCCATGACTTCTTCTTCGAAAATGCTTCCAAATATTTTTTCCCACAATATATTTCCATTTTTATCAGTGTTCAATACATAAGCATTTTTTAAAGTAACATCTTCCGTATTGAGGGCTTGGTGAGTAGTAGCACAAAGTATCAATTGATTTTCCGTCCTTTCCAATACGCCTACATTGGCTTCAGGCGCTATTAAACTGCCATATTTTTTCGTCCACAA from Chitinophagales bacterium encodes:
- a CDS encoding gliding motility-associated C-terminal domain-containing protein; translation: MLFCLISNSYSLFAQETFFRTFSSNEIERGTSLLITSDNHLIITGTSTNISTGNTQIIVIKTNMDGKTLWTKKYGSLIAPEANVGVLERTENQLILCATTHQALNTEDVTLKNAYVLNTDKNGNILWEKIFGSIFEEEVMDISDSPFNETTKIGMTALVNYQGPNLTAATFYVDSLGNPLTAGSGFPLTFFFQDNNPSLDIPYFYKISSFINDDDRNFIRIGTTYDPLKPENMDAFIWGWNDYVVMGGEGEDILYRSIGLPSFQKPSLYINVGYSTSYGNGSKDIYINTVEDSSSLSFVIQPLREKHTKTFSTPNHEVATDILFADANKESFIVAGYMESPSSQIPKNQDVFLMKIDSNANILWAKAYPQLHNQMTATTTSSLSIAQNGDIFLVGTQKEDNLSSSIFLLKTDNEGVLTDCSFTDILFSTKTVEGDFQSYLEAFDSPQRIGSPGILTNDVGGINPPINICIEDEMVCGTNDFSLDTITIEIGEQVVLNTSDAISYQWTPMQSLNNPSLQTPSASPLENTLYEVTLTDAYGCTKINAIFVEVLPIPIQIAIPTAFTPNQDGYNDVFHIEGKGFEFLQLTIYNRWGKKVFETTDSFQSWDGMLDFETQPMGIYAYFFQYQTIGSGILKEKAGFVSLLY